Below is a genomic region from Raphanus sativus cultivar WK10039 chromosome 4, ASM80110v3, whole genome shotgun sequence.
AGTATATAgatagtaatattttatttttaagatatatgaaattaattatatttttaatttatgtgcaTAAATTAAAATGGATAGGAGAGAAGAGAGTATTAAAATCTTAATCggtcagttcaaaaaaaaaaataatcttaatcGGTAAGTCTTGGCTGGGAAGCTCTATGGTGTTACGCGGATCAGGGGTACTATCGGAAATCAAAATCCCAATCGTTACACGAATAAACAATGTTCAAGTCACaataggcctgggcattcggatTACCGGTTCGGATCCAGGTCGGTTCTTTCGGATTTCGGTTATTTCGGTTCTAGCTAAATTGGTACCGTTCGGATAATTTAGAATTCCGGATCGGTTACGGTTCGGTACATGTCGGATCCGGTTCGGATCCGGTTATATCCAAAGTAACCACAAATCCCGAAAAAATTTCGGTTCTTAGTGTATCCATAACCAAATTTATCCAATAGAActgaaaaaaattgtaaaagaacCGAAAAAACCGAGAAGGACATACATAACATAACCAATTTtaattaaccaaaccaaattgtGACTGTCACAACACCACATCCGTGTCTGAAACTGAAActatcttattttaaaacacATCAGATCccaaacactttaaaatccgAAAAAGCTATGGAGCAAAGTCAACTCGGCGGTTCAAATTCCGGCGGAGGAAGTAGCCGGAACGGTGCGGCGCGGTTGGATACATTGCCGGAAGATTGCATCTCGAAGGTGATTTATCACACCTCTCCGCGCGATGCTTGCGTCGTGGCTTCGGTTTCGAAAACAGTCAAGTCAGCAGCTGAATCTGATTTGGTTTGGGAGAAGTTTATCCCGCCGGAGTACTCTTCTCTTGTTCCTCTATCGGTAGATTTCTCGTCGAAGAAAGAGATGTACATGTCTCTCGCTGATGATTCCGTTCTAATCGACGACGGCAAAAAGGTATCTAAACtgattcaaaaatttataaaattagggTTTCGTTTACTAATGTAGTTCTTGATTTTGACTGGGAAAAAAACCAGAGCTTTTGGTTGGAGAAAGGTAGTGGGAAAAAGTGTTACATGTTATCTGCGATGGATTTAAAGATCATATGGAGTGAGTGTCCTGCTTATTGGCAATGGAATACTGTTCCTGATTCTAAGTaactttctcttctctttactTCATTACGTACTTAAACCTCTGTTTCTTGAATTGGAAATTTAGTATTGTCATCTCTACGTGTGGAATCAAGGTTTAAGAAAGTAGCAGAGCTTCGTGACGTGTGTTGGTTCGAGATTCGGGGCAAGATAAGTTGTGGAGTGTTGTCCAAGGGGACACATTACTCTGTCTACTTAGTGTTCAAGAGAGCGGGCGGTAGATCATACGGTTTCGAAGACACTCCCATGGAAGCTCAAGTCGGGTTTGTGGGGAAAGATGCTGCGAGCAAAAAGTTTGTGTTACTCGAACCAATCGATATGGATCAGCCCAGTGGTTATCGCTACACGAGTGTTTCGCTGACATGGGTGTCTAGAGAGGATAGGATGAGGCGTCTGAGGGAGGTTGGTGGGAATGTGGAGGAACCGAAGGTGAGAGGAGATGGGTGGAGTGAAGTTAAGCTTGGGAAGTTCTACATTAACGATGGTGGTGGTTATGATGATGATAGTGATGAGCTTGAGTTTTCTATTATGGAGACTCAGAAGGGACATTGGAAGAGTGCTATGATTTTCCAGGGAGTTGAGATTAGACCCatgaaagaaggagaagaaatGGTCATTACTAAATGATCAAGTTCCACTATATCTGATTTGAAGTATGGAGATTAACATTTTGGATTTGTTAAATATGCAAGTAAAAAGGTGAGGACTATCTCTATCTTTTGTATCAATGTTTGAATGACAAGAATGGGGAGTATATAAAAGGTGACCCACACCAATCGGATTAACCATCTTCTCCTCTCCATTCAAGTATATGTgtgatttatattgttttatatccCTTATGTATTAAAAACATTACAACATTTTTGTACACACATATCATCACCATAATCATCATCACCATAATCATTCCTAAAATCCTTACAAAACATATATCCTCACCATAATCattcttaaaatccttagaaaatatgtttaccatctaaatatataataatttttattaaattaaaaataaatcaattattaatgttttcattgttttcttatataaaaatcacGGAATTAACTAATATGatttaagtatatataaaattaatgattttaaataataaaatagtctATTCTCTATcatttcttaaaattataatttattaaaatgaattaaacaaccaaataaactatataataaaaatttagatttttctatatatattatattttgaattttttaaaaataactataaataaCTAAAGTTGTTCAAAATCTCACATAGAAATTTTTGCGATccatgatttaaaatttatgttataacaagatacaaatgattataaattataaaagtagggccttttaaaaaaatatattaatattgtttaaaataaattatataccatataaatacataactattttaatttcgaaatttgctttgatttttt
It encodes:
- the LOC108849536 gene encoding F-box protein PP2-B1; the encoded protein is MEQSQLGGSNSGGGSSRNGAARLDTLPEDCISKVIYHTSPRDACVVASVSKTVKSAAESDLVWEKFIPPEYSSLVPLSVDFSSKKEMYMSLADDSVLIDDGKKSFWLEKGSGKKCYMLSAMDLKIIWSECPAYWQWNTVPDSKFKKVAELRDVCWFEIRGKISCGVLSKGTHYSVYLVFKRAGGRSYGFEDTPMEAQVGFVGKDAASKKFVLLEPIDMDQPSGYRYTSVSLTWVSREDRMRRLREVGGNVEEPKVRGDGWSEVKLGKFYINDGGGYDDDSDELEFSIMETQKGHWKSAMIFQGVEIRPMKEGEEMVITK